ACGGATTACAACCGCCGCAGCGGGCGCAAGGTCGCCTTCGGCGTGAGCCCGTTCGGCATCTGGGCGAATAAAAAGAGCATGTCGTCCGGCTCGCTGACCGGAGGGAATCAGTCGTTTTTCTCGCAGTACGCCGATACCCGCGGCTGGGTGAAGAAAGGGTGGGTCGATTATATCGCGCCGCAGCTCTACTGGCCGTTCACGATGGATGTCGCCGCCTATGCGGCGCTGGCCGACTGGTGGGCCGATGTCGTCCGCGGGACTCCGGTGAATCTCTACATCGGCCACGGCGCCTACCGGCTCGGGGCCGACAGCCGCTGGCACCGCGGCGAGCTGGCCGATCAGCTCCGCTACAACACGAAGCTGCGCGAGGTGGACGGCTCGATCCTGTTCTCTTATCGCAATGTGTTCTCGCCCTCGAATCCGGTCATGCGGGATGCCGTCGGCAAGGTTCTGCGCGAATACTGGAAAACTCCCGTGCCGTGTCCGCCTTGCGGCAATGTCCGCCGCTGACGTTTCGTCCGGCGGCGGTCAGGCGTTCCGTTCCTCGATGCTTTCGCGGTAGAACTCGGCGAGACGGCTGCTCATGGTGTTGTAGCTGTAACGAGTTTCGGCTTCGCGGCGGGCGTTCGCCGCGAGCTTGTCCTTGAGTCCGTAGCGCGACAAGGTCCGGTAGGCGTTCAGAAGGCTGCCGAGATTGTCCGGCTCGAAAAGCAGCCCGTTTTCACCGTCGCGCACGAGCTGTTTGAGGCCGCCGACCGCCGAGGCCAGCACGGGAAGCCCCGCGCTCCACGCTTCGAGCACGACAATGCCGAAGGTTTCGTCGCGCGAGGGCATGATGAAAACGTCCGAATCCTGGTAAGCCGCGATAAGACGTTCGTCGTCCGCTCCCAGCCCCGGCACGATGGTGACGCGGTCGTCGACCTGCAGCTCCTTCGCAAGCTCGGTCAGCTCCTTTAAATAGTAGTCGGTGCTCGGGGGGCCGATCAGCAGGGCATGGACGTTTTCTCCCTCTTCGGTCAGGGTCGAAACGAACCGGACGAGCAGCTTCTGATTCTTCTGATCGTCGATGCGCGAGACGCAGAGCAGCAGCGTCCGGTAGGGCGGAATGTCGAACGCCTTGCGGACGTTGGTTTTGACCGGAGTTGCGAAACGTTCGTAATCGACGCCGTTCGGCAGCCGCAGAATCCGTTTGTTCGGCCATCTTTCCCGGAGGAAGTCAGCCTCTCCCTCGCCGACGCAGACGATGCCGTCGGCGTCGGAAATGAAATTCCGGCGCCAGCCGTAGACCAGCTCGATGAATCTGCCGCAGGAGAAGGTGTGACGCAGCGGGCGTTCCATTTCCCGGCGCTCCTTCTCCGGCGTCTGCAGGTAGCCGCGGTGGAAACTTACGATGTACGGAATTTTTCTCTGCTTCGCGGCGGCGCGGACCATTCCGGCGATCCGGCCCGAGCTGTGCACGTGCAGCAGGTCGAAATCCGTGCTTTGCAGATAACGGTAGAGCGGAAGGGATACCGGGTTGCCGCCGCGGCGGTCCAGCCGGTGCTTGTCCTCTTCCGAGAGCGGCCAGTACGGGTAATAGTAGGGGAAGCGCCGGATCTCGATGCCGCCGCGCTCTTCGAACTCGACCGGCGCCATCGCCGTGGTGCTGAGAATCTGCGAATCGATATTGTGGCTTCGCAGCCCGAATACGCTGTTCCAGAGGGAGTTTTCGGTGCCGCCCCATTCATCGAAGGCGAACCGTCTTAGAATTTGAGCGGTTTTCAGCATGATGTTTTTCCTTCATTTCCGGCGGCAGCGCGATTGCCGCGGTAATAAGCGTAATGTTGCACGAACCGCCACGGCACGATGCCGGGCAGGGCGGAGTAGCAGCGGCCGTCGCGGACCGCACGCAGGTCCGCGAGCGTGTCGCGGAGAAAACGGCGCAGAAAGCTCCGGAACGGAAACAGTTCGCCCAGTGCGATGGCCCGGCAGCGGCCGAGAAGACGGTTCCAGTCCCACAGGTTGCTCCAGTTGACCGGCCGGGAGTATTCGATTCGCGCGGCGGGCGCATAGACGATTCGCGCTCCGGCTTCTTCGGCGCGGCGGGCCCACTCCGGCGCCACGGCGAGCGGCAGGGAGGCGCCGACCGGAATCCGGTCGAAAAGCTCCCGGCGGACGGCGGCTCCGGCGAAGGAAAACTCCGGCGTTCCGGATGAGAAACGGCGCATGGTGTCGCACCAGACCTCGAACGGCGCATCCGGGCGGCTCTCCTGCTGGGCGAAAGCCGCCGCGGTCCCGGGGGCCCCGAGCGGCTTCAGCAGTTCGTTCAGGTAGTCCGCGTCGAGCGGACACGCATCGGCGTGGTTGACGACGACGATATCGCCGCGGCACTCCGGCAGGACACGGTTCAGGATTTCACCCGGCAGGTGTTCGCCTTCCGGCATCCGGAAGCGGCGGATTTCCGGGTAGTAGTCGAGGATGGCCGGCGTCCGGTCGGCAGAGTTGTCGTCGCAGGAAAGCACTTCGAAGTCGCGCCGGTTCTGCGCGAAGATTCCGGCCAGCGTGCGGCCGATTCGTTTTTCGTTGTTGCGGGAAGGAATCACGATGCTGATCATTTGCGGCTCTGTCGTTTTCCGTGCTGCCTGTCTGTTCCTTCGGGGAATATACATCCTCCCTCCGTATTTTTCAATGCCGGTGCGTCGATTGCAGGCCGGAATCTGCGTAATCCGCATGAAATATGAAAAAAAACGGTAAAATACCCCTTCCCGGGTTTGATTCTGCGGCGGAAAGGATTAAGTTAGTGAGAACACGTACCGGAACCGTTCCGCACGGTGCGGATGGAACGGAGACGTGGAACATTGCATGAAAGGATATGTGCATGGACTGTAAGAAAGAGATTTTCGTCGACGGGATCGGCCAGATTCACTTCACCGGCGGCATGGTGCGCTTCGACTTCGTCACGCTTCAGCCGAAAGAGGGCGGAACGCCCGATACCGAAGTGATTCAGCGCGTGATCATGCCGCCGCAGGGCTTCCTGAGCACCTTCAGCTCGATGCAGCAGCTGATCGACAAGCTGGTCGAAGCCGGCGTGCTCCAGAAGAACGAAAACGCGAAGTAATCTCGACCGGGAATTTCCGCCATGCTGTTTTCTGTGAACTTTCAGTGGATGAGGGACGGTGCTCTGGCTCCGGAGCTGTCGATCTCCCTTTCTGCGCTTGTTCACGGGAAGAGAGAGGTTTTCTGGAGCTTTCCGGGTGAACTTTCCACGACCCGTTTTCTGGTTGTGCCGCATTTCCGGCTGGACAGGACGATCACCGTCTGGTGCGATCCGGTTGTTCCGCCGAAGCCGCAGCCGCGGAAAACGAAATGGAGACACGGTTCCGGCCCGTTTCATTCCGGGCGGATGAATCCGTACGCCTTCGCCTGCTGCTGGCGGCTATGAGAAGACCGTAGAAATCGGGGTCGGTTCCGTACCGGACGCGATTTCTACTGTTTTTGATCACGAAACACAATAGATCCGGCCGTCGCGATTCGATTCGGGGCGGCCCGATTTTTTTGTCTCTCCAGCGCGTTTTTCGTGCGGTTTGCCGTACTCGGATCGAAGGGAGAAAGGGCCGTATCCCCCCCTGCATCGCGGGTACTGCCCGCAATGCGCCGGCATCGGCCGGCTGCCCGGGAAAGGGGCAGGGGGGCGGAATCAGCGCTTGAAGGCGCGGCGCATTTCGAGGTCGTCCTGGCGTTTGCGGAGCGTATCGCGTTTATCGCCGTGGCTTTTGCCCTGGCAGAACGCGATTTCGATCTTGACCAGTCCCTGTTTCAGGTAGACCTTGAGCGGAATGATGGTTCCGCCCCTGGTCCCTACCCATTGCGCGAGTTTCAGGATCTCATTCTTATGCAGCAGCAGCCGCCGTTTCTGCTTGGCTTCGTGGTTGAAACGGTTGCCGAAGCCGTACGGGGCGATGTGCAGGTTCTCCAGCCACGCCTGGCCGTTCCGGATGGTGACGTACGAATCGATCATCGTGATCGATTTCGCACGGCAGCTTTTTACCTCCGTGCCGACCAGTTGTATGCCGGCTTCAAACCGTTCGATGATATTATAATCATGAAAGGCTTTTTTATTGGTCGCGAGGACCGGTTCTTCCGGATTCCGTCTCGGCATGAAAGCACCTTCTTCCTACTTGACTTCCCGCAGGAAGTTTCTGGCGCGCTCTTCGAACGCCTTGCGTTTCGGCAGATTCGCCGGCGTCAGGGAGGCGTTGAATTTTTCGAGCAGCTCAAGCTGTTCGGGCGTGAGCCCGACCGGGCTTTCGACACGGACACGCACATGCAGGTCGCCGCGCGCGCCGCCGCGAAGCGACGGCACTCCCTTGCCTTTCAGCCGCAGGATCGTGCCGGACTGGGTTCCGGCCGGAACGCGCATCTTGGTTTTTCCGGTCAGGCTCGGCACCTCGACCGTTCCGCCGGCGACTGCGGCGGAGAACGGAATCGGCACTTCGCACTTCAGATCGTTCTCGGTCCGTTCGAACACGGCGCTCGGACGGACGTGGATGACAACATAAAGGTCTCCGGCCGGCCCGCCGCGCAGCCCGTCTTCGCCCTTGCCGGCGACACGCATCTGGGAACCGGTATCGACACCGGGCTGAATCCGCAGCGAAAACGATTTCTCCTTGCGGACACGGCCCTGGCCGTGACAGGTGCGGCACGGCTTCTCGATGACCTGGCCGGTTCCGTCGCATTTCGGACACGGCTGCTGAATGTTGAAGAACCCCTGGGAGACGTTGATCCTTCCGCTGCCTCCGCACTGCGTGCAGCTCTTCCTGCCCGTACCGGGTTCGCAGCCGCTGCCGGAGCAGTCCGGGCATTCGGTCAGGCGCGGAATCGTGATCCGCTTCTCGCAGCCGTATACCGCGTCTTCAAAATCAATTTCCAGATCGTAACGCAGGTCGTTGCCGCGCACCGGTCCGTTCGGGTCGCGCCGCCGGCTGCCGCCGCCGCCGCCGAAAAGGTCTTCAAACGAGAAACCGCCGCCGCCACCGCCGCCGCCGAAGAACTGGCTGAAAATATCCTGCGCATTGAAGTTCGGGTCCGCGCCGCCGCGCTGGCTGTTCGTATAGGCGTCATGCCCGAACTGATCGTACTGGCGGCGTTTTTCGGGGTCGCTCAGCGTCTCATAGGCGAGCGAAACCTCTTTGAACTTCTCTTCGGCCGCTTTATCGCCCGGATTCTTGTCCGGATGATATTTGATGGCCAGTTTGCGGTACGCTTTCTTCAGATCGTCCGTCGTGGCGTTTCTCTCCACGCCCAAAGTCTGATAAAAATCCTGAGCCATAATTCCTTATGCCTCCTTTGCATCCGCAGGGCCGCTGGAGACGACCACTTTGGCCGGCCGGAGCAGCCGCTCGCCGAACCGGTAACCGCCGGTCCACTCCTTGACGATGATTCCCTCGGGGAATTCGTCGGACGCTTCGCGGGCGACCGCTTCGTGAACGGAGGGGTCGAACGGCTTGCCGACCGTTTCGACACGGCTCACACCGGACTCTTCGAACGCCTTCATGTACTGGTCGAGAATCATGGACAGCCCCTGGCGGATCTGTTCGATCTTGTCGGATTTGTCCGCCGCCTGGCGCGCCATGGTCAGATAATCGTAGACGGTGATGAACGGCTCAAGCGCATTGGCCGCGCCGTAGATCCG
The nucleotide sequence above comes from Victivallis lenta. Encoded proteins:
- a CDS encoding glycosyltransferase codes for the protein MISIVIPSRNNEKRIGRTLAGIFAQNRRDFEVLSCDDNSADRTPAILDYYPEIRRFRMPEGEHLPGEILNRVLPECRGDIVVVNHADACPLDADYLNELLKPLGAPGTAAAFAQQESRPDAPFEVWCDTMRRFSSGTPEFSFAGAAVRRELFDRIPVGASLPLAVAPEWARRAEEAGARIVYAPAARIEYSRPVNWSNLWDWNRLLGRCRAIALGELFPFRSFLRRFLRDTLADLRAVRDGRCYSALPGIVPWRFVQHYAYYRGNRAAAGNEGKTSC
- the smpB gene encoding SsrA-binding protein SmpB is translated as MPRRNPEEPVLATNKKAFHDYNIIERFEAGIQLVGTEVKSCRAKSITMIDSYVTIRNGQAWLENLHIAPYGFGNRFNHEAKQKRRLLLHKNEILKLAQWVGTRGGTIIPLKVYLKQGLVKIEIAFCQGKSHGDKRDTLRKRQDDLEMRRAFKR
- the dnaJ gene encoding molecular chaperone DnaJ, with the protein product MAQDFYQTLGVERNATTDDLKKAYRKLAIKYHPDKNPGDKAAEEKFKEVSLAYETLSDPEKRRQYDQFGHDAYTNSQRGGADPNFNAQDIFSQFFGGGGGGGGFSFEDLFGGGGGSRRRDPNGPVRGNDLRYDLEIDFEDAVYGCEKRITIPRLTECPDCSGSGCEPGTGRKSCTQCGGSGRINVSQGFFNIQQPCPKCDGTGQVIEKPCRTCHGQGRVRKEKSFSLRIQPGVDTGSQMRVAGKGEDGLRGGPAGDLYVVIHVRPSAVFERTENDLKCEVPIPFSAAVAGGTVEVPSLTGKTKMRVPAGTQSGTILRLKGKGVPSLRGGARGDLHVRVRVESPVGLTPEQLELLEKFNASLTPANLPKRKAFEERARNFLREVK
- a CDS encoding nucleotide exchange factor GrpE — its product is MTHKHHNDKKQDNDWEEAPADIPAEEAAAETGAPDAECPAEAGELEKLRGELAEAQEKLIYLQADYQNYRKRTSKDIADARIYGAANALEPFITVYDYLTMARQAADKSDKIEQIRQGLSMILDQYMKAFEESGVSRVETVGKPFDPSVHEAVAREASDEFPEGIIVKEWTGGYRFGERLLRPAKVVVSSGPADAKEA
- a CDS encoding glycosyltransferase family 4 protein; this translates as MLKTAQILRRFAFDEWGGTENSLWNSVFGLRSHNIDSQILSTTAMAPVEFEERGGIEIRRFPYYYPYWPLSEEDKHRLDRRGGNPVSLPLYRYLQSTDFDLLHVHSSGRIAGMVRAAAKQRKIPYIVSFHRGYLQTPEKERREMERPLRHTFSCGRFIELVYGWRRNFISDADGIVCVGEGEADFLRERWPNKRILRLPNGVDYERFATPVKTNVRKAFDIPPYRTLLLCVSRIDDQKNQKLLVRFVSTLTEEGENVHALLIGPPSTDYYLKELTELAKELQVDDRVTIVPGLGADDERLIAAYQDSDVFIMPSRDETFGIVVLEAWSAGLPVLASAVGGLKQLVRDGENGLLFEPDNLGSLLNAYRTLSRYGLKDKLAANARREAETRYSYNTMSSRLAEFYRESIEERNA